One Pectobacterium colocasium DNA segment encodes these proteins:
- the nnr gene encoding bifunctional ADP-dependent NAD(P)H-hydrate dehydratase/NAD(P)H-hydrate epimerase, with protein sequence MHHASEPYRLDTAEITLPDSVFYAEWVRREEARAARESGLSLWELMQSAGDAAFQVARQCYPLARRWRVLAGHGNNGGDGYVVASLALAAGIDVDVVACASDKPLPDEAHLARQRWLEQGGHVEEVNAQDVDTPWPEGIDLIVDGLLGTGLSAAPRAPYAALMTQANTYPAPIVSLDIPSGLHAETGACAGVAICAAHTVAFIVLKPGLLTGRAREQVGKLHYHSLGLQTWLDDQTAPIRRLTAAHLAEWLSPRPAGQHKGDNGRLLVVGGNAGLGGAVLMAADAALHSGAGLVRVLTHKQYQSAFLTARPELMVQEMTTDTLRQGLEWADVVVIGPGLGQDEWGKNALRLAENCNKPMLWDADALNLLAINPHKRQNRVLTPHPGEAARLLNCRVSDIESDRLLAATRLVKRYGGVVVLKGAGTVIVSERDEVAIADVGNPGMATGGMGDVLSGIVGGLLAQKLSLYDAACAGCVVHGAAADWLAARRGTRGMLATDLLPVLFRYVNPS encoded by the coding sequence ATGCATCACGCCAGTGAGCCTTATCGGCTCGATACGGCAGAAATCACATTGCCTGATTCGGTGTTTTACGCCGAGTGGGTTCGCCGTGAAGAAGCCAGAGCGGCGCGCGAGTCAGGGCTTTCACTGTGGGAACTCATGCAGAGTGCGGGAGATGCCGCATTTCAGGTCGCTCGTCAATGCTATCCCTTGGCCCGCCGCTGGCGGGTTCTGGCTGGACACGGTAATAACGGCGGTGATGGATATGTGGTCGCCAGTTTGGCGCTGGCGGCGGGCATTGACGTGGATGTTGTTGCCTGTGCCAGCGACAAGCCGCTGCCCGACGAGGCTCATCTTGCTCGCCAGCGCTGGCTGGAACAGGGCGGTCATGTTGAAGAAGTTAATGCGCAGGATGTCGATACGCCGTGGCCGGAAGGGATCGATCTCATCGTTGATGGTCTACTCGGCACTGGGCTTTCCGCCGCACCGCGCGCACCCTATGCTGCATTAATGACACAGGCGAATACCTATCCCGCCCCCATCGTTTCACTGGATATTCCCTCTGGATTACATGCTGAAACCGGCGCCTGTGCGGGCGTTGCGATCTGTGCCGCGCATACGGTGGCGTTTATCGTGTTGAAACCGGGGTTACTGACGGGCCGTGCACGTGAACAGGTTGGGAAATTACATTACCATTCGTTAGGCTTACAGACATGGCTGGATGACCAAACAGCACCGATACGGCGACTGACTGCGGCGCACCTTGCCGAATGGCTGTCTCCTCGACCGGCCGGACAGCATAAAGGCGATAACGGCAGACTGCTGGTGGTTGGCGGCAATGCTGGTCTGGGTGGCGCGGTATTGATGGCTGCCGATGCGGCGTTACACAGCGGCGCAGGCTTAGTGCGAGTACTTACTCACAAACAGTATCAATCGGCGTTTCTGACGGCCCGACCTGAGCTGATGGTGCAGGAAATGACGACAGATACCCTGCGGCAGGGGCTGGAATGGGCGGATGTCGTCGTGATAGGGCCCGGTTTAGGACAGGATGAATGGGGTAAAAATGCGCTGCGTCTGGCAGAAAATTGTAACAAACCCATGTTATGGGATGCGGATGCGCTTAACCTGCTGGCAATCAATCCGCATAAGCGGCAGAATCGCGTGCTGACACCTCACCCCGGCGAAGCGGCGCGTTTACTGAATTGTCGCGTCTCTGATATTGAAAGTGATCGCTTACTTGCAGCGACAAGATTGGTAAAACGCTATGGTGGCGTTGTCGTGTTAAAAGGTGCGGGAACGGTCATCGTCAGCGAGCGAGACGAGGTTGCCATTGCTGATGTGGGTAACCCTGGCATGGCGACAGGTGGCATGGGTGATGTGCTGTCAGGTATTGTCGGCGGTTTGCTGGCACAAAAGCTCTCGCTGTATGATGCGGCCTGTGCAGGGTGTGTCGTACACGGTGCGGCGGCCGATTGGTTGGCGGCGCGACGCGGCACCCGGGGTATGCTGGCAACCGATTTACTGCCTGTGCTGTTCCGGTATGTTAATCCGAGCTGA